From Rutidosis leptorrhynchoides isolate AG116_Rl617_1_P2 chromosome 3, CSIRO_AGI_Rlap_v1, whole genome shotgun sequence, a single genomic window includes:
- the LOC139895999 gene encoding dnaJ protein homolog → MFGRAPKKSDNTKYYEILGVPNTASQDDLKKAYRKAAIKNHPDKGGDPEKFKEIAQAYEVLSDPEKREIYDQYGEDALKEGMGGGGGGHDPFDIFQSFFGGGGSPFGGGGGSSRGRRQRRGEDVVHPLKVSLEDLCNGTSKKLSLSRNVICSKCKGKGSKSGASMKCAGCQGSGMKVSIRHLGPSMIQQMQHPCNECKGTGETINDKDRCTQCKGQKVVQEKKVLEVHVEKGMQNGQKITFPGEADEAPDTVTGDIVFVLQQKEHPKFKRKGDDLFVEHTLSLTEALCGFQFILTHLDNRQLLIKSQPGEVVKPDSFKAINDEGMPMYQRPFMRGKLYIHFTVEFPDSLAPEQCKALEAVLPPKPSIKMTDMELDECEETTLHDVIIEEEMRRKQQQQAQEAYDEDEDMHGGAQRVQCAQQ, encoded by the exons ATGTTTGGAAGAGCGCCGAAAAAGAGCGATAATACGAAATATTACGAGATCCTTGGTGTCCCTAATACTGCTTCACAAGATGATTTAAAAAAAGCTTATCGGAAAGCTGCTATTAAAAATCATCCTGATAAGGGTGGTGACCCTGAGAAG TTCAAGGAGATCGCCCAAGCATATGAGGTTCTGAGTGACCCAGAGAAGCGTGAAATATATGATCAGTATGGTGAGGATGCCTTGAAGGAAGGAATGGGTGGTGGAGGTGGTGGTCATGACCCCTTTGATATCTTCCAATCTTTCTTTGGTGGTGGTGGCAGCCCTTTCGGAG GTGGTGGTGGTAGCAGCAGGGGACGAAGGCAAAGAAGAGGAGAAGATGTTGTCCATCCTCTCAAAGTTTCGCTTGAGGATCTTTGTAATGGCACATCGAAAAAGCTATCTCTTTCACGTAATGTGATCTGCTCCAAGTGTAAGGG AAAGGGTTCAAAGTCGGGTGCTTCAATGAAGTGTGCTGGCTGTCAGGGTTCTGGAATGAAAGTGTCTATCAGACATCTTGGTCCATCTATGATCCAGCAAATGCAGCATCCTTGTAATGAGTGCAAGGGTACTGGAGAAACTATTAACGATAAGGATCGATGCACACAGTGCAAGGGTCAGAAAGTGGTGCAGGAGAAAAAGGTGCTTGAAGTTCATGTGGAGAAGGGCATGCAGAATGGTCAGAAGATTACATTCCCCGGAGAGGCTGATGAAGCT CCTGACACAGTTACAGGTGACATTGTGTTTGTATTGCAACAAAAGGAGCACCCTAAGTTTAAGCGAAAGGGTGATGACTTATTCGTTGAGCACACATTGAGCTTGACCGAGGCACTTTGTGGTTTCCAGTTTATCTTGACCCATTTGGATAATAGACAGCTTTTGATCAAATCTCAACCTGGAGAGGTTGTCAAACCTG ATTCATTTAAGGCAATAAATGATGAAGGTATGCCGATGTACCAAAGGCCGTTTATGAGGGGTAAGCTGTACATCCACTTCACGGTTGAATTTCCGGATTCGTTAGCCCCAGAACAATGCAAGGCTTTGGAGGCTGTACTGCCACCTAAGCCGTCTATTAAGATGACCGACATGGAGCTGGATGAATGTGAGGAGACAACTCTGCATGATGTCATCATTGAAGAGGAGATGCGAAGGAAGCAGCAGCAACAAGCTCAAGAAGCATATGATGAAGATGAAGACATGCATGGTGGGGCTCAGAGGGTACAATGTGCACAGCAGTAA